TCTCAATCGGAATAGTGACGAATCTCTCTACCTCTTCCGGGCTCTTGCCGGCGGCTTCGGTCGCAATCTGCACCTGTACATTCGCCACATCCGGAAAGGCGTCGACCGAGAGCTTCTGCGTCGCGTTCAGGCCGAAGCCTGCAAGCACGCACGCAATCACCACGAGGATCAGGCGCTGCCGCAGAGCAGCCGCAATGATGGACTGCAGCATGCTTACTTCTCTCCTTTGATCGCAGCCTGCTTGCGCTGATTGTTCAGATGGAAGGCCCCCTCGGTCACAATCCGCTCCGCCAGCGTTACACCGCCAAGCACGACGCGCCGGTCGTTCTCTTCCTCGCCCAGTGTTACCTCACGCAGGATGTATCGCTGCGGCCCAATCTGTACGAAGATGTGATCCTTGTTGTCTTCACGGACCACTGCAGCATTCGGCACCGTCAGCTTACGGTCGCTACGGCCGGTAAAGGTCATGCTGGCAAGCTCATCAGGCTTCAGGCGGCCGTCAGGATTCGGGACATCCATACGCACCTCTACGGTGCGAGTGGCTGGATCGACAATGGGAGAAACAAACGAGAGCCGGCCATTGAGCTGCAGATCCTTCAGCGCAGGTACGCGCACTTCGACATCCATCTCCTGCTTCAGGATTCCGGCCTCCTGCTCTGGCACATCTGCTGTGATCCATACATTCGACAGGTCGGCGATGGTGAACGCCGGGTCCGACGGCTGTACCACCTGCCCGATGGTGATCTCGCGTTTCAAAACCGTTCCGCTCTTTGGAGCAACGATCGGATAGTCGGCGCTCAGTTTTCGCGATGTCTCCAGTTGCCGTATCTGTGTCTCTGTCATGCCGAGGCCAAGCAGTTGAGTGCGATAGCTCGCCTCCTCGGTGCTTGCCTGCAGCCGCTCGGCGCGTCTCCGTTCCAGCTCCGCCCGGCCAATCACATCTGCAGCTACCAGTTGTTCTGCGCGCCTTTCAGCCGCCGCGGCAAGCTGCTGCTGCGACGACGCCTTGATCAAGGCAAACTGCGTGTCCGAAAGATTGGTGCTGTGCAGCGTGGCCAGGACGGCTCCCGCGTGCACGTACTGCCCTTCAAAAACCAGCAGATTCAGAATGCGTCCGGCAACCGGAGATCCGACGCGCGCAATGCGTTGCGCATCTGTCTCGACACGCGCGGCTACCTGCAAGGTTCCGTTGACATCGGCCATCTGCGGTGTTCCAAACTTCAGGCTCTCGGCCAGCACCGGCGTCACGGTTACT
This genomic window from Terriglobus albidus contains:
- a CDS encoding efflux RND transporter periplasmic adaptor subunit, with protein sequence MRKTPIDAKALHYTYRKNALAAAAMVAVLLGTGCKSKPKEEKAAANTSDPNIVTVTPVLAESLKFGTPQMADVNGTLQVAARVETDAQRIARVGSPVAGRILNLLVFEGQYVHAGAVLATLHSTNLSDTQFALIKASSQQQLAAAAERRAEQLVAADVIGRAELERRRAERLQASTEEASYRTQLLGLGMTETQIRQLETSRKLSADYPIVAPKSGTVLKREITIGQVVQPSDPAFTIADLSNVWITADVPEQEAGILKQEMDVEVRVPALKDLQLNGRLSFVSPIVDPATRTVEVRMDVPNPDGRLKPDELASMTFTGRSDRKLTVPNAAVVREDNKDHIFVQIGPQRYILREVTLGEEENDRRVVLGGVTLAERIVTEGAFHLNNQRKQAAIKGEK